The Coffea arabica cultivar ET-39 chromosome 3c, Coffea Arabica ET-39 HiFi, whole genome shotgun sequence genome contains a region encoding:
- the LOC140037909 gene encoding uncharacterized protein → MDNSWNTWGSSSNYVDDDDDDWELIQWAMVILFNPVSERLAGYILPLPCRNSMLSGRAYVQEVIDGHPARVLENCRITVDSFMRLCDILVSGGYVPQNPQKRVLIEEAVCMTLVMLSHNHRMRCPAERFQHSSETICRNIHEVLRGLCELGKILIKPRGQNEIHPKIYTDRRFAQWFTNAVGALDGTIIPAHPPPGQQAAYTNRYGQAIQNVLAIYDFDMRFSYIYAGWEGSAHDARVLDGALTGPTHFPIVRT, encoded by the exons ATGGATAACAGTTGGAATACTTGGGGATCGTCTTCGAATTATGTTGATGATGATGACGATGACTGGGAACTAATCCAATGGGCAATGGTTATTCTATTCAACCCTGTGTCTGAACGTCTAGCAGGATATATATTGCCTCTACCATGCAGAAATAGCATGCTAAGTGGCCGTGCGTATGTGCAAGAAGTGATTGATGGCCATCCTGCAAGAGTACTTGAGAACTGTAGAATAACGGTGGATTCTTTTATGCGCTTATGTGACATTCTTGTGAGTGGGGGATATGTACCACAAAATCCCCAGAAAAGAGTGCTCATAGAGGAAGCAGTGTGCATGACATTAGTCATGTTGAGTCACAATCATCGAATGCGCTGCCCCGCTGAACGATTCCAACATTCTTCGGAAACCATCTGCAGGAACATTCATGAGGTGTTGCGGGGGCTTTGTGAGTTGGGAAAAATTCTCATAAAGCCGAGAGGACAAAACGAGATTCATCCAAAGATTTACACCGATAGGCGATTTGCCCAATGGTTTACG AATGCTGTAGGTGCATTAGATGGTACAATTATTCCAGCACATCCGCCACCTGGACAGCAAGCGGCGTATACGAATAGGTATGGGCAAGCAATTCAAAATGTACTAGCCATTTACGATTTTGATATGCGATTTTCATATATTTATGCTGGTTGGGAAGGAAGCGCCCATGATGCACGCGTCTTGGACGGAGCACTAACAGGACCTACACATTTTCCGATTGTGAGGACCTAG